One window of Strix aluco isolate bStrAlu1 chromosome 24, bStrAlu1.hap1, whole genome shotgun sequence genomic DNA carries:
- the CWC25 gene encoding pre-mRNA-splicing factor CWC25 homolog, giving the protein MGGGDLNLKKSWHPQTLRNVEKVWKAEQKHEAERKKIEELQRELQEERAREEMQRYAEDMGTVRKREEKLEWMYQGPGGMVNREEYLMGRPVDKYVFEKTEDKDAGCSNETGLLPGSIFAKTGANSVLDMANKIREDPLFMIRKREEEKKREVLNNPVKMKKIKELLQNSLDKKEKKKKKEKKKKHKKHRHRSSSSESDSSDEERNKNKSQKRMNSSSWKPAPFKVSGYGLQVRDPDQSHRSRNSPAAGQERAPHKHRDRSRSRSQSRSPQRHSSKRNSEQSGCRGSRSPSRHSKQHSNREEKGRARSPSPKKSYRRQHTPGYTRKISPEELERKRQEMMENAKWREEERANNLRKHRKEEELERELEKLDSRDGKFFNRLKLESASTSTLEDRVKRNIHSLQRTPAALEKNFMQR; this is encoded by the exons ATGGGGGGAGGCGACCTG AACCTGAAGAAGAGCTGGCACCCCCAGACCCTGCGCAATGTGGAGAAGGTGTGGAAAGCCGAGCAGAAACATGAGGCCGAGCGGAAGAAGATCGAAGAGCTGCagcgggagctgcaggaggagcgAGCGCGTGAGGAGATGCAGCGATACGCCGAGGACATGGGCACCGTCAG gaaaagagaagagaagttGGAGTGGATGTACCAGGGTCCTGGAGGCATGGTGAACAGAGAGGAATATCTTATGGGTCGCCCTGTGGACAAATACGTCTTTGAGAAGACAGAAGACAAGGATGCAGGCTGTTCCAATGAGACAGGGCTTCTCCCAGGCTCCATTTTTGCCAAGACAGGTGCCAATTCTGTCCTAGATATGGCAAACAAAATCCGGGAGGATCCGCTTTTCATGATAAG aaagagggaggaggaaaagaagagagaagtttTGAATAATCctgttaaaatgaagaaaatcaaagAATTG CTGCAGAACAGTTtagataaaaaagagaaaaagaagaagaaagagaagaagaagaagcacaAGAAACATCGGCATCGCAGCTCTAGCAGTGAAAGTGACAGCAGTGATGAGGAGCGAAACAAAAATAA GTCTCAGAAGAGGATGAACAGTTCCTCCTGGAAACCTGCTCCTTTCAAAGTGTCAGGATATGGCTTGCAA GTTAGAGACCCTGACCAGAGCCACAGGTCTCGGAACTCTCCAGCTGCCGGCCAGGAGAGGGCCCCCCACAAGCACCGGGATCGCTCCAGGTCCAGGAGCCAGTCCCGCTCTCCTCAGAGACACTCTAGCAAGAGGAACTCGGAACAGTCGGGGTGCAGGGGGTCACGATCTCCTTCCAGACACAGTAAACA ACATAGCAAtcgggaggagaaggggagagctAGGAGCCCCTCCCCTAAAAAGAGCTATCGACGACAGCATACTCCGGGTTACACGAG AAAGATCTCTCCAGAGGAACTAGAGCGTAAACGCCAGGAAATGATGGAAAACGCCAAGTGgcgggaagaggagagagcaaacAACCTCAGGAAACACCgaaaggaggaggagctggagcgaGAACTGGAGAAACTCGACTCCCGAGATGGGAAGTTTTTCAA TCGCTTAAAACTAGAGAGTGCATCTACTTCCACCCTAGAAGATCGGGTGAAACGCAATATCCACTCCCTTCAGAGAACCCCCGCTGCCTTGGAAAAAAACTTTATGCAGAGATGA
- the RPL23 gene encoding large ribosomal subunit protein uL14, with translation MSKRGRGGSSGAKFRISLGLPVGAVINCADNTGAKNLYIISVKGIKGRLNRLPAAGVGDMVMATVKKGKPELRKKVHPAVVIRQRKSYRRKDGVFLYFEDNAGVIVNNKGEMKGSAITGPVAKECADLWPRIASNAGSIA, from the exons ATGTCGAAGCGAG GACGCGGCGGTTCCTCCGGTGCGAAGTTCCGCATCTCCCTCGGTCTCCCGGTGGGAGCTGTGATCAACTGCGCCGATAACACAG GTGCTAAGAACCTCTACATCATCTCCGTGAAGGGGATCAAGGGGCGCCTGAACAGGCTGCCAGCGGCTGGTGTGGGCGACATGGTGATGGCAACTGTCAAGAAGGGCAAGCCAGAGCTGAGGAAGAAGG TCCACCCAGCAGTGGTCATTCGGCAGCGGAAATCGTACAGGAGAAAAGACGGGGTGTTCCTCTATTTTGAAGACAACGCAGGAGTGATAGTAAATAATAAAGGTGAAATGAAAG gctctgcAATCACAGGCCCTGTGGCTAAGGAGTGTGCGGATCTGTGGCCCAGGATAGCCTCCAACGCAGGAAGCATTGCATAG